The genome window ttttttcctttttcctattCAACATAAATGCTAAACTAGCAGTTGAATAACTTTTAATTGTATTGGTGTCTCAACAAGATTGCATAGGTCGAACATATACTGATTACACAGAAACAATGTGTCGAAGGAAAAGAAATTGCGGCCAAAAACTGCACCAGCAGCACCCTCTAACCAACATGCTTTTACTTTGATTTTCCGTTTACCGAAGGTTCGGGTAAATTGCACAAAGATTGCGCCTATCTTCGATCAACCTTGTTTCGTATTTGTTAGACAAGAAGCGAAGCAGAGAAGAGCAGTATCAACTAACCAGTTTTCGTAGTCTTCTTTCTGCGAGGTTGGCTACTTTATTTTGAGGCTCTAGAACCAATGCGTGTTTGAAATCTGCAAATGCCAAACCAAGAAACCACTCAAGAGCTTAGCAAAATCGAAACTGCTTAAGATGAGCGGTATGATGCATAGTGTTGAATttgtaaacttttaaaatacaaattgatTATGCTGGGGGTAAAGGAAAATTATTGTTCTAAGATCAAGGGGGTGATAGGATTGCAGAGTGAAACATGCATCAACTATTAAACTATTTCATCTCTCTCACACTTATGACAGATTTGAACACCGTATTCATCTTCAAGGGCCTTCAACTATTAAACTATTTCATCAATTATTAAAGTATTCTCACCTTCAAGGGCCTCTTTATAACAGAGTAGTGAGTCTCTGGCTGTCCCACGTCTCAGATATGCCTTCACATTCTGCAGAGAAGTATTAGTTGACTAATAGTATCACTCAAGTATAACAGCTTTGTTCTCATGTTCAATACGTATTCCAAAGTTCCAACATTTcaacttgaaaaaaaagaagaagatatttcattacctttttgtCAAGTGATATTGCCTTATTGCAGTCCTCTTCAGCTTGCTGAAAGCTGCATTTTCAAAAGTCAGATCCCTTCGGAAGTATGTGAATGTGAAACAATGTAATGAAATTGGTAGCAACAACTATTAGAGACAGCATACCATCCTAGTTCCAAGTAAGCTGCTGCCCGGTTGTTATAGTATGTTGCATTTGTCCCATTTAACTTAATAGCTTCAGTGTAATAATTAACTGCCTTGTTCCATTGCTTTCCCTTAAAAGCAGCATTTCCCTGAAATGGAACTTGTCATTAAAAGCCTTACAACGGCATACCTTTCTGTGAATTATAACCCACAGCAAACCAAACATACtactttaaataataacaagTGCTAACGCTGCAGACACCgaaactaaaaataatgttCACTAGCATTTAACACAGAAAATACTACTTTTGATCCTGATCACAGTCGCTCTTAATGACTTTAAGAACAAAATGGTATCCCATATGAATTGCAACATAAAGAAAGCAGAAGTTGAGCaaataattaagagagaatagCAGTTATCCATCGTTCTTTACAGGTATAATAACTTAGCCATCTAAATAACAAGCATTCTTCCCACTTTTCTTGTCAAGATGATTGTAAGAACTCATCAATTAACATGCCATTTAGTAAACAACTTATAATCAAACAAGGTGCAAACTGACTCCCAACAATAATAAACCCCGTGGCATCATTCACATTTGCAGAAATTTCATTAGGCAAACCAAACCATTCAGATATTGGGAGATGTTAGAGGAGGGAAAACCTTTTCCTTCAACAGTTCAGAAGCATCCATATTACCATTGAGATCAGGCAATGGTGCCGAATTGGATGCCATGCTGACTTGTTCTTGCAGAGAAGCATACATGTCCAAAACTGTATCAAGAAGAAATTTGTCTGCTCCATGGTATGTGACAAATGAAACAGAAATAGGACAACCATCATGCTCTCCTAATGGAACAGAAACCTGGGAGGAGATTGCAAGGTTAAATAAATGTCTGATATCCAGGTTACAAACAACATACAAGATTGAAAACTTAAGCCTTGTGACAGCAAAAGCCACCTGACAGCACCCAGACATGCTAGCAACACTCAATAAAGCACATGCTCTATCATGAAACTCGGTGGAACTCCCTTTCTTAAGCTTTAGTGGAGGATCCGCAATCGTGGGAATAACTAATATCCCATCATCCTGAAACAAATAGGACAACTTAATTAAGTGACATCATCCAATTCCAGGCCATCCCTATCATCCAAGCCCATACCATTTCAAGAGAAGCAACAGAAATCTGAAAGCCATTTGGAGACCATGAAAGTAAACCCAAATTGAACGGTGTTATGATAATGGCATACATCAGACatttaatatatacacatatttaatttgatcaattctaGCTATCTCTCATACTATATTCTTCTGATCAATTCTATCATTTCATCTATCGCAACAACCTcccaaatatcaaattttaagtttaaattgttaCTAAGATGCAAATTGCTCCCATTTCTTattagaaaaagagaaaactacgttttcatttataattacaAGGCAAGATCATTCTACGAAGTTGTCAAGTACCAAAACTATCCTGGCAATAAATGGGACACAACTCATTTGTATTATTGTCTATAGTACACACTCTTGTCAAAAATGGTAACAGTAATTAACCATAACAAAGGCCAAGAAAATTAACACCTTAGCAGTGTGAACAAAATAGACACAGAAAGAAAGCGGATGTAGGAAAAGAATCTGCCACACCTTTAGAAGACTTTGCGTTGCAGCCCGCATCTCAGTCCTGACTTTGTACAAACTTTTTACATTCTCGTATGTATTGTTGATTGCAGCAAGAACACAACGAGAAACTTCAGGTCCTAGTCTTGGTTTAACATCTTTAAGCCATTCTTCAtggtttgttttaaattcatatcTAAAAAGTATAAGTACTAGATATTAGGTAAATAGGTCGTCTACAAAGCCAGAAACAAAATTCTGCACAACAATGATGATCATTATATCCCAATTGAAGGGTTGCAGCAACTGAAGCAGGTGCAAGAGGTATATGGTCCTGCATGTAATGACAGTATTCTTAGATACCTTTGTAATGACACCATTGCAGATGAAAGGGCTTGCAAAGCAGAAATTCCATTTTGCAGGTTTGTGGAATGTTGAAAAAAACCCTTTAGACTGGGTACATTCGAAGCAATAAACTGACAAAAGTTGACATGCTTTGGCAGCTGATCTGTGCAATTAGCAAGAGGTCGACACATCaagaagcaagattcacatcaTTGTGACAGAAGAGGTAGCAGTAGACTATAATTAAGATTTTCAAACCAGAAAATAGAAACTGATATGAATAAAATTGAAGGCCATACAACTTACAGCCAGAAAGCTTTTCAACTGCTTTGCTAATAACATGCACTGTCTTTTGCTTGGGAACCTTTGAAAGCTGGAATAAGTCATCAGCAAAGACAAGGTGCCTTCCCCTTCTGGGTTCCACTGCTTTTAGTTGCAATAAAACATTCCCAACACGATGTAGAATAGATGGATCACGAGCAAACCATCCTTAGATATAATAATTTGACAAAATCagtaaaaagaaacaaaggaaCTCTAGAAAACAGCAATGTGAACTCTCCAGAATTTTAATGCTAAGCAAGAAATTAGAATATTAAATGCCTACTAAATATATGAAACTGGGCATTCTTATAACAAAATAACACATATGCTACAAAAACCTAGAGGAAACTGCTCTGTTTATCGGAGCAGTATCCATCCATTAATATATCGTGAACAGTTACGCCACACTTTAGTAAAAAGATAAAGTAGGTCAAGGCAAAGCGAGTTGGTAATAATAATTCATACTAGCTAAAGATATCAACACCTATAATCTGCAGGGAAAGGCaacaaaatattacaaacaagAATGCCACATTACAATACCAATAGCATCCAAGCTTTGTGAATTTGGAAGAACTCCAATCGTAGATACAGCTCCATGAGATGGACGGAACCCAAGAATACCACAAAATGATGCAGGAACTCTCACACAACCAATTGTATCAGTACCTACAAAGTCATCAAAATAGTGT of Gossypium raimondii isolate GPD5lz chromosome 3, ASM2569854v1, whole genome shotgun sequence contains these proteins:
- the LOC105795078 gene encoding outer envelope protein 64, mitochondrial yields the protein MSKTLNLIKTNASNPKVWIVAGITVAGIIVVAETRRRRKKAMIIKREDFGAFMERFELIPFPQPPPPAAKLPLLGLTFAIKDIFDVKGHATGFGNPDWQRTHEVADKTAVVVTALLKNGAKCVGKTVMDELAFGITGENKHYGTPTNPNMPSNVPGGSSSGSAVAVAAELVDFALGTDTIGCVRVPASFCGILGFRPSHGAVSTIGVLPNSQSLDAIGWFARDPSILHRVGNVLLQLKAVEPRRGRHLVFADDLFQLSKVPKQKTVHVISKAVEKLSGYQLPKHVNFCQFIASNVPSLKGFFQHSTNLQNGISALQALSSAMVSLQRYEFKTNHEEWLKDVKPRLGPEVSRCVLAAINNTYENVKSLYKVRTEMRAATQSLLKDDGILVIPTIADPPLKLKKGSSTEFHDRACALLSVASMSGCCQVSVPLGEHDGCPISVSFVTYHGADKFLLDTVLDMYASLQEQVSMASNSAPLPDLNGNMDASELLKEKGNAAFKGKQWNKAVNYYTEAIKLNGTNATYYNNRAAAYLELGCFQQAEEDCNKAISLDKKNVKAYLRRGTARDSLLCYKEALEDFKHALVLEPQNKVANLAERRLRKLVS